A genomic segment from Armigeres subalbatus isolate Guangzhou_Male unplaced genomic scaffold, GZ_Asu_2 Contig750, whole genome shotgun sequence encodes:
- the LOC134204612 gene encoding uncharacterized protein LOC134204612, whose product MPETRASEIEALKAELEQLRILLTVGSSSKFSIPDPIKNLSEFTGNKKELSSWLREVDELYEMFKIKGANGQPDSISSMYLRAIKNKIKGDARAVVCANGDPDTISGIKQVLLEQYGDHRDFATNVSALFNINRKDKTHLKFYNECKEINTRLKANLSSNPISEKQIIDILSVAKYLDNIGEPLASIIRQSKPQSLEEAYEAVCINQNAEIRSKPFRFHSQSKPQSQPGSSGSNNNNNYYGKTNANGNKFAYRKVHQPKPRAEHNNNEVDVDISDDEENDENVNAVQSDDSNFTTTGNRKQQRKQFYSIHSLPV is encoded by the coding sequence ATGCCCGAAACTAGAGCCTCCGAAATCGAAGCACTTAAAGCTGAATTAGAACAGCTAAGAATTTTATTAACGGTTGGGAGTAGCAGCAAATTCTCTATTCCCGACCCAATAAAAAACTTATCGGAATTCACCGGTAATAAGAAGGAACTCTCCAGCTGGCTACGTGAAGTAGACGAGCTGTACGAGATGTTCAAAATCAAAGGGGCTAACGGCCAGCCCGACTCAATTAGCTCTATGTATCttagagcaataaaaaataaaattaaagggGATGCCCGCGCGGTAGTATGCGCAAACGGCGATCCCGATACCATCAGCGGTATCAAACAGGTGCTCCTCGAGCAATATGGGGACCACCGAGACTTTGCTACTAATGTGTCAGCATTATTTAATATAAATCGTAAAGACAAAACACACCTTAAATTTTACAATGAATGTAAAGAGATAAATACACGATTGAAGGCGAATCTGTCATCCAATCCAATTTCGGAAAAACAAATAATAGACATATTAAGCGTTGCAAAATACCTCGATAACATAGGTGAACCCCTGGCCTCCATCATAAGGCAATCCAAACCGCAATCGTTAGAAGAAGCATACGAAGCCGTATGCATCAACCAAAATGCTGAAATCCGATCTAAGCCGTTCAGATTTCATTCACAATCTAAACCCCAGAGTCAGCCCGGTAGCAGTGGTtctaacaacaacaacaattatTATGGCAAAACTAATGCGAACGGTAATAAATTTGCGTATAGAAAAGTGCATCAACCTAAGCCCCGCGCAGAACACAACAACAACGAAGTCGACGTAGATATCAGTGACGATGAAGAAAATGATGAAAACGTGAATGCAGTGCAGAGTGATGATTCAAATTTTACGACGACAGGGAACAGGAAACAACAACGTAAACAATTTTATTCCATACATTCGCTGCCGGTCTAA